Genomic DNA from Cydia fagiglandana chromosome 3, ilCydFagi1.1, whole genome shotgun sequence:
CCTAGTAAATCGCCTAATCCTGAACTGCAATGAAAGCCCTCTTACCATTTTAGAGATAAAGAAGTAAAAAAATCTCTTCTTGTCATCATTGCTGtcattttaaacaatattaaGTCATATTAGGTTTCGACTAAGTAAAGTCAACTAGACCGAAGTGGATGCTACCCTACACAAATAAAGTAAAGCggggtccacacagagcgagcatacgTGCGAGAAATTCCTTGCGCACAAAATGGCCAGTGTAGACATGCCTCGACCGAGCGCGTTTTATGCTAGGTGCtaggaaattgcctcgcgcgtatgctcgctctgtgtggacctgGCTAATGAAATATCATGGAGGATATCAGTCAAATGACAAGCAACCTTTTTAATTTAGAAGTCAAAACATGTCTTTAAATATTGTGTCTGCTACCCGATAGTAGAGCTACTACTGGTAAATGTATTACAGCTGAGAAATGAAATGACAAATTATGATACATGTGTCACTCTCCCACAGCAAAAGTTCTTCGACTCCGGCGACTACCAGATGGCAAAGCAACGGCCAGGGAACCTAGCAGCGCCCTTCAAGGCCCCAGCCGCGCCCGCCAAGCAGCCGACGGGCGACGCCATCCCCACACCAGACACCGTGCCCGTCCGCAAGACCTCCATCATCCAGCCCAAGTTCCAGCAATCCAGCCAGACCTCCTAGCCCGCCATTAAGTGACAGGATTTTGTCTGTTAGCCTGGTCAGACTTTCAGGGATGTTTTGAGCAATTTCTTGTTTACAGACATTTGATCTTCATTCTAGTTCTCTGATTTGACAGGCTTGGAACTATAAATTAAGTGTCAAGATTGACTTTTAATCAACAGGCAATTTCTTGGTATTCAGTGTTTTGAACCGGTTTTGAGCATTCTCTGTTAGTCTGGACGGGCTCTAATAGTTATCAAAAGTGTTTCTTAACACAGATTTCTTTTAAATCCTAATAATAATCTTGTCCAACCAGAATTTGGAAACACTCTTGATAATACACAATAGGATGTTAACAATTTATATTTGCTTTTCTAGATGTAGGATAAATGAATGGTGACTGCACTATATTCAATTATTGCCAACCCTGCAAGCGTAAGAGAGATATTTTTGTCACGCTATTATTCTACTTTACTTTTTGCTATGGCTAATGCATTGAATTTTCGTATAAGCACCATTTTTACCAGGGTCTGATTATCCGGGCCCCAGCCCAGCAGCTGTCTTTGGACCCCAAAGACAGCCTTAGGTCCCAACCTAAGGCTGTCTTTGGGGTCCAACCCTATCGGACCCTAATTTTGTGTTACCGTGAAACATCACTTAAATTAAGAATGAAGGTTGCCAGAGCTGGAGTTCAAACAACAAAACTATTGCTGATGGCCGGGGATTGACTGAACTAGACATGCTTCTAGTTTAGTTCTCTCCAATAATGTAGCAATGTGTTTTTAGCTGGGTAACTGATAGAGCCAGCGCCTAAATGTGACAATTCataaataaacttaataaattaaGGGTTTGTCAGTACAAACTTCATCTGGATTTACTTGGTATGAAATTGTCATTTTAAAATGGTGTCTAAACTTGCAGTTTCCCCTGCTCCTGAATACTTTAAAGATtactattagaacaaattaaagtatttttaaaataatttaatttgtgttaTTTCAAGTAGATACTACTATATAAATTGTGACCTGGGAGGCcgaggcacctgccgcgatagcagaggacgttgctggttcgattccaggccttggtcactttctTAGGATAGGTTTTTTGGTTTATACTTTAAAGATATTTAGAGGGTTGAATTTGAGAGCATTTCAAGCATGTTGTTAGCTCTAAGGATTACCCAGCTTTGGAGGGACGCCACTATTTCACTAAGCACTGATTGTTGATAAATAACCATGTGATTAATGTTCGGTCGTAATTAGGGATGTAtgttgaaatttaaatcttataaGAACAAgcgttatatttttatgtataaaatttagGCATAGTATGTCCTTGAGAATAATAGAACATAAAGATTGAAATCAAACCATCCGCAACTGCTTCATAAATTGCAACTACAGGATGTTTTCTTAATGTTTCTAATAAGGTCTTAGTAATGCTAACACAAATTAACGTTAAAAAAACATCCTGAAACTTGGGCCGATTTTTAACTTGTTGCCTTTTTGTTTCTCAGATTTCGGTAGTTTTGGTAGTAGGTATTGCTCCCTATTCTGTACAATATAAGCGCAATTTCACTCTATCTCCTTCAAAATCTCCCTCGAGTTACGAAAACGTATGGTATTTTCGTGGATCAACGGAGAACTGCATAATTTTTTTAGGACACTGTGATCCTCCCAGAATAAGGAACTCTTCAAACTGActaaattttatcgaaatctgacgaaaaaaaactgcaataaaaaaaaaatataataaaagtgTTTGCAAGGAAATGCTGATAGTAACAAGTATTTCACTAGTTGTTATTCTTAAGGAAATTCACGTCATCTAAGTACTTGCCATCTGCATGTTATATAAACACATGAATGTACATACATAGCCATAGCGTAGCTCGGCCTTGCTGTCATGTAATCATAACTGTACGTAATACCATTCAATAATGTTCACATATCACGTGATATGAATTGAATGCCCAGGggttaggctgcctttccacaGAGGCGGAGATGAGAGGAAACGCGCGAGAATCTACTAATAGCATTGGTTGTAATTAATCCAGGGTAGCGGAGAAGACTATTGATATATAAGAGAAGAGAATGATATTGATTGATTCTCCTGTTTCTTCTCATTTCAGCCTCAATGGAAAGGAGCCTTAGTACATAATGCCATGTGTATGAATGTGATATGGACTAGTATGATCTGTTCAATAGTTTAGGGTTCGAGTAGACTAATTTAAATGGGTccctatatttatgtatttttcacTGGAGTAAACGAATCTGCCCAAACCAACtatcattttaaaacaattcaGGCAGATTAGATAGGTAGTAAATTATATagatcgttttttttagcattagaaataaggtaaacaatcttgtcttttaattgaaaaacacattttcaaAATAcgttacagcaaatatgtaacaattataaatctaatacgatcatttatattcttctgtttcataagtaatagtctAATAGTtactgaattttaaaaagcgtttttaataaaaagacatgtctagatcgcttaccttctttcaagttctttctaatgctaaaaaaacgtacTATATAACTGTAAAGTATCTGCGATGTCAACTGGCTAATATTCATCGTTTGTGCCAAGAAaaggataaaatattaattaactaattgaggcttgtacagtcagcagcagaagttgctaagcgggccaggtgtccaaaatgatcttgacgcgactttattgtcaagagaataagagcgtgtcaaggtcattttgaacaccgcgcccgcttagcaacttctgctgctgactgtatctgttttatgaattttatgatttttttatatcaagaaGCGAGTTTACTGCAGTGAATAAATACGTATTCAGGGGAATTTGTGAAAGAGAGCGTGTTGTGATCGCCATCAAATTGGAAGCATTAGACTCGTTCATTTGCATTTCATAATCTGTGTATATTGgtagtaatagtacattattgcagaggccgggaaagggcaattcgtggatgagtttcgattttgtcggacgacgcgaagcggagtccgacaaagaagacgaatccacgaattgctattcctgccgaggcatatatagtgcttttctccaaacatgcgaggaaataagctaaaataattattatttaagcatcaagcatcactcaaatcaaaccttcacatccaaaatgtcaaaaacaatttccctctttaattaatttttaaaagttaaaggcacaaacttattctgccattcagtatcattcaatattcgttcattcaatataattgcgcaatatagtttgtcaaaccaacttttcagtcagtaagaaccaggaaaactacacccatccttttcttttgggtgctagtactagtgtaagacaaagatagtatgattctctttgtctatgtttgaactgagaaagtcctttgacaaactatgtaagctttatgaacacggatgagattaaaaaaaaatataaagattattatctttgattttattaagcagtattcgcacgatcatacacgtgaaatgatagctgatcgggtcgtgtagaagcggctcgcggcaataataattggctgtttgcgttttttattattaaaaagtaaaaaacactacagtaataagttattactgtagtgtttttttacttcccgtccgctagaacaggacagcgatagtttgatgttttttagttagagtttgacattaacgaagaacttcccgtactatttttgctacagtaaggtgaacatttccgagcatattggagaaaaaataCTTTTCTAATTGATTTGGCTTAGCGCCCATATacaattgattttatattattaactaATATTTGCTACAGCTATTTTAatcatgttttatttaaataacgatatgatttagcATCAATGCATCGATGTTACTGGAAGTTATTCGAATCTTAAAATTTGTTGCTATTTAAGAATTGATGGTCGACCCAGTGGAAACGCAGCCTAAACACGGAGAAAGTATTACAGAAATATATTTCAATAGTAATAATGAAATATATTTGAATAgttttctatatatataaaactatccaattatagaccgaccgcttaactgAGTCCCGCCTGCGCTGCTGCTCATTTAAGGGGTCAGTCTATAAACAGCTATGTTCTGTTTCAAAAATAATTTCCGGGAAAATATTTCTTTTCTAAGATTTTGCTGTAAGGCGGCCTTACCAATGAGGTGCAGATGAGAGACGTGCGGGAATAAATCAATAGCATCGGTTCTTTTCTCAGCTCTGCTGGATTACAACCAATCTAGCATCTCCGCCTCAGTGGAACGGCAACCTAAAGCAGACCCATATGTCTCAGCTCTGGTCTCAGTAAACCAGTAACTTCGACTAAAGACCTCCCTTTCACACTGGCACAGTCTGAAAGGGACGGAAAGCGTTGATGTATGCAACGAATGCTTCGAGGCGTACAAACTTCGTGTGTGCACGATACATGTAAAGTGTTAAGGATAgccattataaaataaattcttgGTAAAAaagcaactttttttttatttcaatgctTATTTATACAGGCAACTAACCTAGTCGTTAAACAAAACAACTTGTTTTAGCCTAACGGGTTTAATCCATTAAACAACACTTAACTATAGAGAGACAATGAGAATTTACATATACAGTTAGCGACACGAATCTTGAACGCACAGTACTACAACTATAATATTTGGAAAATTGAGAAACTTCTAAAAGATCAGATCTTCTGTTCATTATTATATGGCACATAGTATAAGTTATTGTGCTTTGATAAAGAAGGGATGCTTGGCGCGAGGAATGTCGTACACTGACTCGTcttgttcctatctctatcgcacgcgcgcAATTATATTCCCGCCGAAGATGCCGGCAGCCAATGACATTACGGCCGTGAAAGGGAcagcaatatatatatatatatatatgcgcATGCTATATAGATAGAAacgtcaatgtacgaaatttctCGTTCTAAGCGTCCTTTCTTTACTGTAGAAACTAAAATGATAGTTCGATTGGCCAATTTACTACCAAATCATCCTGTGTACTAAAATGACAAATTGAGGCAATCGTAATGTCAATTTAGCACATGGAAATTTATCTAAAATGAGGCTAGGAGCTCATTTGTAAAACGAGAACACGGGTTACTGTACAGACCTTACAATTCGAGACTacgttattttcaaaatccggtcgCTACTAACAATTGGCATTTAATCACAGTGTCTTTAATTATTCGAGTTAATGAGATAAATGCATACGATGGCACTGGTTAGATCATTAACGTTTTGTGAGTCGGAATACTTTCATTTGCACCTTTGGAAACTTCGCGCTTCTGCTGATCTTTGTCTTATAGCTGACAGCTCTCTGTGAACAAAAGATAGAGTTAACAAAAAAACCCAATCAAGTACGAGATACAATACTATCGAATCCTCACAGATTTCCATATTTATCACTTATATGGTTGGCATTGGCAGTCCGCAACTGTGTGTTTCTCCTTCATGCCTCGCACATCTAAATTCTTAACTGTGGAATCAATTGTAAcccgcggtatttccggactgATACAATCTTCAAACCTTCTAAAAAATAGTGTAATCCCATATCAAAGGCCGGCAAAGgcacttacaacccctctggtgttgcccATAagcgacggtaatcgcttactatcaggcgattcgtctgcttgtttgtctcataaaaaaaacgaaaagaCTATACAGACCAGGCGTCCAGTGCACATAGTCAGGCGTGGCGGCGGCGTGGTACTCTCGCACTAGCGAGTCCACCACGGCGCGGGACTCGTCGAACTCGTCCAGGGAGTCGCGGAACATGGGCTCCTTGCGGAACACGTCGATGAACGCCTCGCGCTTGCGGAGCTTGTCGTACTGCTGGAGGCAGCGGTCGAATAGCTGGGGACGTATGAAAACAATACAATGTCTAACAAACGTACTGGTGAAAAGGGATTTGCTAagtatcctggtcacggcaccaattgTAACGAAACCCCACCTTACACTTATTCTGTGTTTCAATATTTGTTAACATTAAGGTTTTGGTCATCCTACGATCTTACCGATTCTACAATAAACACGGTTCGATCAGCAGTATAAATTAttgctttattgttaagagaataagagtgtaTACTCTGACCTTAGCGTGGTCCGACTCtatgcacaattgcacataGTCGTTTTGGATGCTAGTTCTACTGCTGGAAGTACAATTTAGTAGATATTACaactaaataactattaaataaatagcaTCTTACCGAACTGATGTTCGTGTGGTTGGCGAGCAGCAGCCCCGATACCTTGTGCGATGACGTCACGTGTGGGGAGCGCCGCGACAGCGCTACTTGTATGGACGCAGGACCCCAAGGGATGAAGTTCGCTAGTTTACGCTCTCGGATGCGCTGGAGGGACTTGTGCACTTGTGACGGGTCTACTTCGCCCTGAAACAAAGTTGCAATCCTGTTAGCTAACATAGGTGAGGATACACAAACGACGAGACTGCAAATGTCTTAAATCCTTCATAAACCTTTATTTTAAACACTCCAGGTGTCCCACTAAAAGTCTCCGATATTTATGTTGggagccaatgttcgatggtttgccgcgcgatatggagacgaggctttataaattaaaaccaaCAAAATAAATTTATCGCAACAATTTAGCAGTACCACTAAAGTTTAAAAAGATTCTATACTTACAGTTGTAGGCTTTTGTTCACAACAAAACAACGTCTTTcgactaaaatatatttttttattttttatgaatgggcttactcatggccacagactagccgaggcgtagacgtggcctacgatggagcgagctcgcccagaaggtgcctgtaaTAATGAGGAAGATATTCATACCTGTATGATGTTGAGGATGGAGATGTAGCAGTGCTGGTTGGCGCGGTCCGGGCTGAGGGAAACCATCATGTTCTTGGGCTGGAGGAGCCGCTGCATCACGTCCAGCACCGTGGTCTTGCGGATCTTTGGCGCCTGCTCAAAATACACATACCCATAAAAAACCTCTGTTAAATTTAGTAATTTAACAAATTTTCATTCAAAGTTTTTACAAAGCACATTTCAGTAGTGTAAGCTGCATCTGTTTTCCAACTTTTATACTTCTCTATTGCCTCGGTCCGCAAAATGGAAGGTTCTTAGAATACTTACAACATGCACCAGATGATCAGCCGTGAGTGGTGTGTAGCCAGTCATGAGGAAGTGAAGCCGCGGGGTGGGGATAAGTGGCGCCACTAGACTGATCAGGTCGTTGTTCATGTATGAGGGGTACCTGCCAGACAATAGTGAAATATTAGCACCGGACACATTACGAATTTATCATGAGTACCACAAGTCTTCTAAACCATATTTTACACTCAAGTAGAACTCGAGCCTGTCTGTTGAAGTGTGTTACCTGAGCGTAGCGGTGCTGGCCGACATAATAGTAGACACCAGTGTGTTGATCTGCGTGAAGGAGGGGTTGGGGATGTGCAGGCGGTCGCTGGCGATTCTGTTGAGCGCGGTGTTGTCGAGCACCATCACGCAGTCCGCGCTCTCTGTGAGGCGCTTTAGGGTGAGTAGGGAGTTGTAAGGCTGTACGACGACGTCACTGTGGAAAAATAATAGGATTACAAAATGACTAGAATGACACTCTGCAGTCCGTGCGGAGATTGCGGAGTGCAAGGTGTGGGGAAAATAAACTTTCATGAGACAGCCTGGGTTCCAAGAGTTAATAACAGTGGTGTAAAAGAGATTAAACTCAGGCTTAAATTTGGTTTCATTGAAAAACTGAACTGACCTGATTTCATCTAAATTGGGGAAGACACTGTATGTCTGCACCAGCTTCTTGGGGAACCGGTCCGAGAGGTGCTCCAGGATGTAGGAGCCCATGCCGGAGCCTGTGCCTCCGGCTATTGAGTGGCACACCACAAAACCCTGCCATACAATAGAAATTGAAGTCATAAGGTACTCACTACAGTAACagtaaaatattacttattcatttcatttattcatgctaaataacataagtgTACAAAATATACAAGTCATATTATTTAACCCGGGTGGGGCATAGCAGAAGACTTATTATCtagaacttaaaaactaaattatcctaattacaataataaatacaaatctTATGCGCACTAAAAATCTTTGTCCCTGAAATACTCCTCTATATGATAGTAACATTTGTCTACTAAGTTCtttcttaattgtttaaaaaatactgTGTTGTTCTTTTCTCCTTTTAAGGTGTcacttaatttattataaattttaattgtCATGGCGTGTGGACTTGTGCTGTGTAATTTCATTGTAGATCCTGACACTGTAACTAGATTATTTTTGAACCTAGATTCGTAACGGCGGGTCTGATCTAGGATAGAAGTGTATAGTTGCGGGTTTTTCCTGACAAATTTACACACCTCATAAATGTATATGGAAACTAGTGTTAACATATCATATTTTCTAAAGTAAGGAATACAGCTCTCTGGGATTTTTATATTGGCGAGTATGCGTACACACTTTTTTTGAAGGATGAAAATATCTTCGATGTCGGTACTATTTCCCCATAGTATGATGCCGTAAGTAAGCCATGAGTATGCGTAAGAGTAGTAAGATGTAATCGCGGATTCATGCTACTTTGAGTGCTGCATGACTTTATTTCTGGACCACCATGTATTATTATCCATCACAATATCAGGTGACCTTAGCTCTGGGCTAAAATCCCATGTAGTACCTTCTCAAGAATGTGTTGATATGTTAATTGGTGTGTGTTAATATGTAATATTAAAAGAAAAAGCTTTTACTTTCATAATCATAAACTTAAGTACTTTTTAGCATAAGCTAGGCAAGGGAAGAAAGAAGAGAATTCATCCTTGGTTGTTACCAAGGAGAATTCTCTTGAGTTGAGTTGATATTATCAGGTTTTCTGGATTTTTTGAATTAGTCAGGAGaataagtgtcattctatgtTATAAATTTGAACCAAAACTTCCAATGACTAAATTTGACCAGCTCAATGTTTATAAGGCCTTACATACCTCCAAATTGTCACTGCCATCAGCCTCCCTATTGATGATGTCGAACACTTCCTCATTCAACTTGTCTCCCTGTGCATACCCTGAAGCCCAGTTGTTGCCGGCACCTCCACCATGTTTAGACAGGTATACATTTTCTGGGTTATATAACTGTAATAAATGGAATTGTCTTGGAtatcttaaaattaaaactacaaatGGGAAAAGAATGacaaaatttataataaaaatataataagtggtAGGCTGAGTAATAGATATATGCCATACAGCATTAAAGTCCAACATTtctatctgtttttttttttactgtacaATATAAAACTTTTGCATATCTTAGAAAacatggggtcatccattaattacgtcacacgaatttctaggttttttgacccctccccccctccttgtcacacttggacACATTtagcaaacccctcccccctagtgtgacgtcacattttttctacgaaatcgccaaatcgaattaagtaagtacctaaatattattaatattttatcaaaatattcttgacgatataaatattagtaattttataacttaaaactgcttaggaaagaaaattaaattaataaaaccgattatcgttttaaaaacttgttatataaatgtacagcgaataaaataatttaaataaattttcggttactgatgaagttaaagtgacgtcacaaagttcgtgtctcccccctcccccatgtcacaatatgtcacattttcttgaccccctccctccccccaaacgtgtgatgtaattaatggatgacccccatcCTCAAGGAAGTTAGTATTTGTAATCTGGCCAGATATTCAGCAGCATTGGGAAACATTTAAATTCCTTTCTTTGAACCAGTCCAAGTGTCATAAATTGGTTGCGAAAATATATGAACCTAAGAATCACAAATTAAGATGTCATTGTCGGAGTCATGATTTGTCTTTGGACTTTATTTTAGCCACTGAAATTTAGATATCCAATCGCTTCTAAATAACAACAAGTGTTACTTATACAATATGTGACATATTGATCTCACCTTAGCATATGGCGAGTTCATAATAGTGTGTATGACCCTAGGCTCCAGATCCAAGAGCACAGCCCTGGGTATGTAGTGGTCATCATCAGCCTGGTAGAAGAACACGTCCTTCCGGTCCAGCCCCGCCGTCGCGTACTCCTCCAGGATACCTTCCGGCGATATCCCGTGCTCTATACATAGCTGCTTCCAGAATTCAAAGCCAACTGGGGAACAAAACCATGCTTTAGAAATAAAGGTTTTATATGCATATATTTGTGTATTAGTTGCTTGAATACGAAGATGATTCGAATCTAAGTGACGGGAATAGAGTATACAAAGATACTCAACCGACAAACACAAATTAATTAAGCCGAAAACAAGAAAAACAAGGctgtaaatttaaattaacCGAAGGATATAGTTAGGGTGTAAACTCACTTTGGTTGCCGCATTGGCCCAGCTGTAGCGTTATCATTTCATTCGGCATGATGGATTTGTAGCTTATAACACTATTTATTAGGATAAGTTTAAACtctttgatttaaataaaatctaaaCAACTCCATTTACCACCCGAACTAACTGACATTTATTTGACAGATGTTGTATGTTGTCACAGATTGGGTAAAATTTCAATCATATTTATGTGTAAAGAAATTGAATATGATTATTAGTAATACAttcgtattatttattttcttcgcAAAAATAATTCCTTTTCAGTAACACATATTCctaattatataattaaattaataatattctaaaataaaacaatgctATACGCGTGAATGATTCCATAACTTAAATGTCAAAAGTTTCGTAAAGTTTTTGGAATTCCGTAGCCGTGCCGTGCTAGTGATTAGTGATTTATCTAGgtttgtttagtttttttttaccttcATTATGTATGATTGAGTGCTTAGTAATTAGTGAAACATACAATCATCACATAATAAGTGGTTATCGGTGTGATAAATCCAAGGTAATTATGCATTCTTTACATGTCTCATACATCTTGATATTCTTGACGGCCTTCGGTGCTATTTCTCAACTTTGTTGTCCAACCTACGATGTAATACCTTGCGAGGATAATGTCACCGTGGGTGTAACTTTCGTAAGGCAAGGTTTTCATTAATTCCTAAGGTGGTCGCTTAAATTACTAATAACTTAATAAGGAAGTGATTTGACGCGTTACGGGTTCAGTTTAGAAACTAATTTGCACAGGTGTTAGAATACATGTCCAAACAAACGTGAATTGAAACAGTGTATGTATTGAATTATTCAGTTGTGAGTTGATTAGATTTTCACTTGACTGGGCATGGTTTATTAGACACATTATAGTTAGTGTA
This window encodes:
- the LOC134679788 gene encoding cAMP-regulated phosphoprotein 19; the protein is MGDSQDQNEPPKDPKELEKLEEAKLKAKFPNAMLGRGPGGHSAFLQKRLAKGQKFFDSGDYQMAKQRPGNLAAPFKAPAAPAKQPTGDAIPTPDTVPVRKTSIIQPKFQQSSQTS
- the LOC134679787 gene encoding tubulin gamma-1 chain-like isoform X2 is translated as MPNEMITLQLGQCGNQIGFEFWKQLCIEHGISPEGILEEYATAGLDRKDVFFYQADDDHYIPRAVLLDLEPRVIHTIMNSPYAKLYNPENVYLSKHGGGAGNNWASGYAQGDKLNEEVFDIINREADGSDNLEGFVVCHSIAGGTGSGMGSYILEHLSDRFPKKLVQTYSVFPNLDEISDVVVQPYNSLLTLKRLTESADCVMVLDNTALNRIASDRLHIPNPSFTQINTLVSTIMSASTATLRYPSYMNNDLISLVAPLIPTPRLHFLMTGYTPLTADHLVHVAPKIRKTTVLDVMQRLLQPKNMMVSLSPDRANQHCYISILNIIQGEVDPSQVHKSLQRIRERKLANFIPWGPASIQVALSRRSPHVTSSHKVSGLLLANHTNISSLFDRCLQQYDKLRKREAFIDVFRKEPMFRDSLDEFDESRAVVDSLVREYHAAATPDYVHWTPESCQL
- the LOC134679787 gene encoding tubulin gamma-1 chain-like isoform X1, giving the protein MPNEMITLQLGQCGNQIGFEFWKQLCIEHGISPEGILEEYATAGLDRKDVFFYQADDDHYIPRAVLLDLEPRVIHTIMNSPYAKLYNPENVYLSKHGGGAGNNWASGYAQGDKLNEEVFDIINREADGSDNLEGFVVCHSIAGGTGSGMGSYILEHLSDRFPKKLVQTYSVFPNLDEISDVVVQPYNSLLTLKRLTESADCVMVLDNTALNRIASDRLHIPNPSFTQINTLVSTIMSASTATLRYPSYMNNDLISLVAPLIPTPRLHFLMTGYTPLTADHLVHVQAPKIRKTTVLDVMQRLLQPKNMMVSLSPDRANQHCYISILNIIQGEVDPSQVHKSLQRIRERKLANFIPWGPASIQVALSRRSPHVTSSHKVSGLLLANHTNISSLFDRCLQQYDKLRKREAFIDVFRKEPMFRDSLDEFDESRAVVDSLVREYHAAATPDYVHWTPESCQL